The proteins below are encoded in one region of Methanosarcina barkeri 3:
- a CDS encoding methanogenesis marker 17 protein — protein MDSLEVFDVESAIASEQEFYRKIIEDNLSNLKLAPAIGRIKVILRPEDSLFQMAIILRDVGTKVTTTDIADMEAKPVAGEIMISIKKEQYIPELLGKLWERYGRANISQPDRWTVTISTDKPDQEAAFLKDMMVADPRHRLHENLVDFAIRVTPEGFRVRYHLYKGNQFVFVASEEALKREWIKETEAMLEELMKGGKK, from the coding sequence ATGGATTCTCTTGAGGTCTTTGATGTCGAGTCCGCAATTGCTTCGGAGCAAGAATTTTACAGAAAGATTATAGAGGACAACCTTTCAAATCTCAAGCTTGCACCGGCGATAGGGAGAATAAAGGTGATTTTAAGACCTGAAGATTCCCTTTTTCAAATGGCAATTATCCTGAGGGATGTGGGCACTAAAGTTACAACAACCGATATTGCCGATATGGAAGCAAAACCGGTTGCTGGCGAAATAATGATTTCTATAAAAAAAGAACAGTACATTCCGGAACTTCTGGGGAAACTCTGGGAGCGCTACGGGAGAGCTAACATCAGCCAACCAGACCGCTGGACTGTGACCATAAGTACGGATAAGCCAGATCAAGAAGCAGCTTTTCTTAAAGATATGATGGTTGCAGATCCCCGGCACAGGCTTCACGAAAACCTTGTTGATTTTGCAATCCGTGTCACTCCAGAGGGTTTCAGGGTTCGGTATCACCTGTATAAAGGTAACCAGTTTGTTTTTGTGGCATCCGAGGAAGCACTAAAACGTGAATGGATCAAAGAGACGGAAGCGATGCTCGAGGAACTCATGAAAGGAGGGAAAAAATAA
- a CDS encoding methanogenesis marker 15 protein, whose product MSGEDPGLVKIALVSCGSEYAGVQPEFEEAAAKVNAKFIYPEIDVASIDTIGRDFGLEVASGDLRLMMARAKAVVEGTTNADGVFITTCFRCAEGAIVRNEVRRYIHEHSNIPVISYSFTESTSAGTLLTRLEALTTIVRRKHLLTREVQTGLTAGIDSGSTTTKAVVMRNNKIIGKGWVPTTKVLESAEEAYSQALKEAGVSKEEIQALGTTGYGRFLIGNSLKAQLIQEEITVNSKGAVYLANKQKGSATVIDIGGMDNKAISVQDGIPGMFTMGGICAGASGRFFEMISKRLGVDITELGALAVKGMHENVSMNSYCIVFGTQSLVNSLAKGATPEDVAAAACYSVVEQIYEQQLQEVDVKEPLILVGGSSLIAGVPKALEDLLKIKVLVPENSHLIGAVGAALLASGFVEE is encoded by the coding sequence ATGAGTGGTGAAGATCCTGGACTTGTCAAGATTGCACTGGTATCCTGTGGCTCTGAGTATGCTGGAGTTCAGCCCGAGTTTGAAGAAGCCGCAGCCAAAGTAAATGCAAAATTTATCTATCCTGAAATTGATGTTGCGTCCATAGATACTATAGGTAGAGATTTCGGGCTTGAGGTTGCTAGTGGAGACCTGAGACTTATGATGGCCCGGGCAAAAGCTGTTGTTGAAGGTACAACAAATGCGGATGGAGTTTTTATTACCACCTGTTTCCGCTGTGCCGAAGGAGCTATTGTACGAAATGAGGTCAGAAGATATATCCATGAACACTCCAACATTCCGGTAATCAGTTATTCTTTTACCGAAAGCACCAGTGCAGGCACACTTCTCACTCGCTTGGAAGCTCTTACTACAATTGTCAGGCGCAAGCACCTTCTTACAAGAGAAGTTCAAACCGGGCTGACCGCAGGAATAGATTCCGGCTCAACAACCACAAAAGCCGTGGTAATGAGAAACAACAAAATAATAGGCAAGGGCTGGGTTCCCACAACGAAAGTCCTTGAAAGCGCCGAAGAAGCATACTCACAGGCTCTAAAAGAAGCCGGGGTCTCTAAGGAAGAAATTCAGGCTCTCGGTACTACAGGATACGGTCGTTTCCTTATTGGTAACAGTCTTAAAGCCCAGCTTATCCAGGAAGAAATAACTGTCAACTCAAAAGGAGCCGTTTATCTTGCTAACAAGCAAAAAGGCAGTGCAACAGTTATTGACATAGGCGGTATGGACAACAAAGCAATCTCGGTTCAGGACGGTATTCCGGGAATGTTTACAATGGGTGGTATTTGCGCAGGTGCTTCAGGACGTTTCTTTGAAATGATCTCAAAACGTCTTGGTGTAGATATTACCGAGCTGGGAGCTCTGGCAGTCAAAGGGATGCATGAAAATGTATCCATGAACAGCTACTGCATAGTTTTTGGAACTCAATCCCTTGTAAATTCCCTTGCAAAGGGAGCTACTCCTGAAGATGTAGCTGCTGCAGCCTGTTATAGTGTGGTAGAACAGATATACGAGCAGCAGTTGCAGGAAGTAGATGTTAAAGAACCTCTGATTCTTGTGGGTGGGTCTTCACTTATTGCAGGAGTCCCAAAAGCTCTTGAAGATCTTCTCAAAATCAAGGTCCTTGTGCCAGAGAACTCACACCTTATAGGGGCAGTAGGAGCAGCTTTGCTTGCTTCTGGCTTTGTGGAGGAGTGA
- a CDS encoding methanogenesis marker 5 protein yields MSFLAKVFIYPINSLILADLVERFGHKPLTMMSQIREKVTSLSLDSPPINITPEDPKLGLKYAAIEVPAGVRGRMSLIGPLIEQTEAAIIVENPPTDFGCVGCNRTNELTKYLIRSKGVPVLEVKYPESDEEARDFVNKIVAFLETLPKEKSEEDEKAKEKEPAEKEGKK; encoded by the coding sequence GTGAGTTTTTTGGCGAAGGTTTTCATTTATCCTATAAATAGTCTTATTCTAGCTGACCTTGTTGAACGTTTTGGGCACAAACCCCTTACTATGATGAGCCAGATTCGAGAAAAAGTCACAAGTCTCAGCCTGGATTCTCCTCCTATAAACATTACTCCTGAAGACCCTAAACTGGGTCTTAAATATGCCGCAATTGAAGTGCCGGCTGGAGTAAGGGGAAGAATGTCGCTGATAGGTCCTCTTATAGAACAGACAGAAGCTGCAATTATAGTTGAAAATCCACCCACGGACTTTGGCTGTGTGGGCTGTAACCGCACAAATGAGCTGACGAAGTATCTGATTCGTTCAAAAGGTGTCCCTGTACTTGAGGTAAAGTACCCTGAATCTGACGAGGAAGCCCGCGATTTTGTAAACAAAATCGTAGCATTTCTGGAAACGCTGCCTAAAGAGAAATCTGAGGAAGATGAAAAGGCGAAAGAGAAAGAACCGGCAGAAAAGGAGGGCAAAAAATGA
- a CDS encoding methanogenesis marker 6 protein — MTETKKEEITKYIVISSDKVLPSDAAMKIYESEFPVTVKETCFGLIVSGARDDVETLVEQIRQLDKNHIFVKDRGFPPGDERRCRASRGGGPRPGFHFLREEVEMLPAIGAALDELEAKECMTEKRKAKCRLKTSDLEKVIEEELAR; from the coding sequence ATGACGGAAACGAAAAAAGAAGAGATTACAAAATATATTGTAATCAGTTCGGATAAAGTGCTGCCTTCAGATGCAGCTATGAAGATCTACGAGTCAGAATTTCCGGTTACGGTAAAGGAGACGTGTTTCGGACTTATCGTATCAGGAGCCAGAGACGATGTTGAGACTCTGGTTGAACAAATCCGGCAACTGGATAAAAATCATATTTTTGTGAAGGATAGGGGATTTCCCCCAGGAGATGAGAGGCGCTGCCGCGCAAGTAGGGGAGGAGGCCCGCGGCCTGGATTCCATTTTTTGAGGGAAGAAGTGGAGATGCTTCCTGCTATAGGGGCTGCACTTGATGAACTTGAGGCAAAGGAATGTATGACAGAAAAACGCAAAGCAAAATGCAGGCTTAAAACTTCGGACCTGGAAAAAGTTATTGAAGAGGAGCTTGCGAGGTGA
- a CDS encoding methanogenesis marker 3 protein: MQITSNEISVEVNGQQYTLPAGSTLGDALKISRAPYIAGTAVGILKEAAKEKTKAVTEYAISTPRGELRIEIKNPESSSGKLWAEHFKDYEGKSVHWASSEALAFGPFEAEIKPSRETGSFEAFEVLFGAGGFDPHNTHLIFSLRRHTAEYGTPEDRSFAEVIAGRNILFRLSREDTILGIEPIIEWEQISEKTCTTDLSILLEDGNSIFTYFEVELSRNAPRGAENFYALTREGTLHVDTTTSSFISDDDLKGEPVPYENFEPRREGAISVRTVGYGLGRTYISREDRPSSLVHSVVGHVTKGIELIKLAEEGQKLSIESIPPQIVLLGHSFGEVEAVLSSIGVELIKEGYTGEDAIIVRQDPPTTLEILGDAKVTAYAVSREKLVEIEFYPEKAPKSVDFFRHALELKTKTVGKLPVYMIYDDTYLFKTEKEVVKYKEILPENTPTNKVLGGEIGITNQAAKRMGTIGVRLEDDELFGPTGERFASTNIVGRIINPEKLLGVKEGEAIYVTEIVRK, translated from the coding sequence GTGCAGATTACGAGTAATGAGATCAGCGTAGAGGTGAACGGGCAACAATATACCTTACCTGCAGGCTCTACCCTTGGAGATGCCCTTAAAATTTCCAGAGCCCCATATATAGCCGGTACAGCGGTAGGAATTCTTAAAGAGGCCGCTAAAGAAAAGACAAAAGCAGTCACTGAATACGCTATCAGTACTCCCAGAGGAGAACTCAGGATTGAAATAAAAAATCCTGAATCATCTTCTGGAAAATTATGGGCTGAGCATTTTAAAGATTACGAAGGGAAATCAGTTCACTGGGCAAGTTCTGAAGCTCTGGCTTTTGGACCATTTGAAGCCGAAATTAAGCCTTCACGTGAAACCGGAAGCTTTGAAGCGTTTGAGGTGCTGTTTGGAGCAGGAGGTTTTGATCCTCATAATACTCATCTTATTTTTTCACTTAGGAGACATACTGCAGAATATGGGACTCCTGAAGATAGATCCTTTGCAGAAGTTATAGCCGGAAGAAATATTTTGTTCAGGCTTTCAAGAGAGGATACAATTCTTGGGATTGAACCAATTATAGAATGGGAACAAATCTCAGAAAAGACCTGCACAACTGATCTTTCTATTCTTCTTGAAGACGGTAACAGCATATTTACTTATTTTGAGGTCGAACTTTCCCGGAATGCTCCAAGAGGGGCAGAAAATTTCTATGCCCTTACACGTGAGGGAACTCTCCATGTAGATACTACTACCAGTTCCTTCATTTCAGATGATGACCTAAAAGGAGAGCCCGTTCCTTACGAAAATTTCGAGCCAAGACGAGAAGGTGCAATTTCTGTTCGAACAGTCGGATATGGATTAGGTAGAACATATATCTCCAGAGAGGATCGTCCTTCAAGCCTTGTGCATTCGGTTGTAGGGCATGTAACAAAGGGCATTGAACTTATCAAGTTAGCAGAAGAAGGACAGAAACTCTCGATTGAAAGCATTCCTCCTCAAATAGTTCTTCTGGGACATAGCTTTGGAGAAGTAGAGGCCGTACTTTCTTCTATAGGTGTTGAACTAATAAAAGAAGGGTACACTGGGGAAGATGCAATAATAGTCAGACAGGATCCGCCAACAACCCTTGAGATTCTTGGAGATGCAAAGGTAACTGCATATGCGGTATCCAGAGAAAAATTGGTTGAAATCGAGTTTTACCCTGAAAAGGCTCCGAAGTCGGTAGACTTTTTCCGCCATGCTCTTGAACTTAAGACAAAAACTGTGGGGAAACTTCCTGTTTATATGATATATGACGATACTTACCTTTTTAAGACCGAAAAGGAAGTAGTGAAGTATAAAGAAATCCTTCCAGAAAATACTCCTACGAACAAAGTACTCGGAGGAGAAATAGGTATCACTAATCAGGCAGCAAAGAGAATGGGAACTATAGGTGTGAGACTTGAGGACGATGAGCTTTTTGGTCCCACCGGAGAAAGATTCGCTTCAACTAACATTGTCGGCCGAATAATAAATCCTGAAAAGCTCCTCGGTGTCAAAGAAGGAGAGGCGATATACGTAACTGAAATTGTACGCAAGTAA
- the atwA gene encoding methyl coenzyme M reductase system, component A2 produces the protein MPVFIEVKNLTVDFDGHKALKNVSLNINEGEIVGILGKSGSGKTILMHVLRGTESFENISGEVIYHLSRCPKCGYIERPSKIGQRCPVCGETLDAFEADFVKLSLYDPIRKDLTKRIAIMLQRTFALYGDERVLVNVMNSLNEIGYTGKDSMRKAVELLEEVNLSHRMMHVARELSGGEKQRVVLARQLVRSPLLLLADEPTGTLDPMTAKLVHDAMIRAVKNYNMSMVLTSHWPEVIEQLANKAILLENGEVVMEGDPLEASAIFMQSVSIVRQEKNVMVGEPIIRVRDLSKRYISVDRGVVRAVDGISFDVKEGEIFGLVGVSGAGKTTTSKILMGILPPTSGEVEVRVGDEWVDMTKLGVENKGRATKYMGFLHQEYGLYTHSSVIDNLTESISLDLPFELGVRKAVITLKAAGFDENKAKAILPKMTDELSEGERHRIALAQVLIKEPRIVIMDEPTGTMDPITKVSVTNSILKAREDIGETFVVVSHDIDFVNEICDRVALMRNGKIVDIGEPKNILSQLTEDERVQAAEEI, from the coding sequence ATGCCAGTATTTATTGAAGTCAAAAATCTAACCGTAGATTTCGACGGTCATAAAGCCCTAAAAAATGTAAGCTTAAATATCAATGAAGGGGAAATCGTAGGAATTCTGGGAAAAAGCGGTTCCGGAAAAACGATCCTGATGCATGTACTGCGCGGCACAGAGTCTTTTGAGAATATTTCAGGTGAAGTAATTTATCATCTATCCCGTTGTCCGAAATGTGGATACATAGAGCGCCCCAGTAAAATAGGACAGAGGTGCCCGGTCTGCGGGGAAACACTGGATGCTTTCGAAGCTGATTTTGTAAAACTTTCTCTTTATGACCCGATAAGGAAAGATCTTACAAAGCGCATAGCTATCATGCTTCAGCGGACCTTTGCTCTTTATGGAGACGAAAGGGTTCTTGTAAATGTCATGAACTCTCTGAATGAAATAGGATATACTGGGAAAGACTCCATGAGAAAAGCAGTCGAACTGCTGGAAGAAGTTAATCTAAGTCACCGCATGATGCATGTTGCAAGAGAACTTTCAGGTGGAGAAAAACAGAGGGTTGTGCTTGCAAGGCAGCTTGTGAGGAGTCCTCTGCTCCTGTTAGCCGACGAGCCAACAGGTACCCTCGATCCCATGACTGCAAAACTGGTTCATGACGCTATGATCAGGGCAGTTAAGAATTATAATATGAGTATGGTCCTGACTTCACACTGGCCTGAAGTTATTGAACAGCTGGCAAACAAAGCCATCCTGCTTGAAAACGGAGAGGTAGTCATGGAAGGGGATCCACTTGAGGCTTCTGCAATCTTTATGCAAAGTGTATCCATTGTGAGGCAGGAAAAGAATGTCATGGTCGGGGAGCCCATAATCAGGGTAAGAGACCTTTCAAAGCGTTATATTTCAGTTGATCGAGGCGTGGTAAGAGCTGTAGATGGCATCTCTTTTGATGTAAAAGAAGGAGAAATCTTCGGGTTAGTCGGAGTGAGCGGAGCAGGCAAGACTACAACCTCAAAAATTCTAATGGGTATATTACCCCCAACATCCGGAGAGGTTGAGGTCCGCGTGGGAGACGAATGGGTTGACATGACAAAGCTAGGAGTGGAAAATAAAGGAAGAGCAACCAAATATATGGGGTTCCTGCACCAGGAATACGGCCTTTACACTCATAGCTCAGTAATAGATAACCTTACAGAATCTATTAGCCTTGATCTGCCTTTTGAACTCGGGGTCAGAAAAGCCGTAATTACTCTCAAAGCTGCAGGCTTTGATGAGAATAAGGCAAAAGCTATTTTACCCAAAATGACTGATGAACTGAGTGAAGGGGAGAGGCACAGGATTGCACTTGCACAGGTTCTGATCAAGGAACCAAGAATTGTCATTATGGATGAACCTACAGGGACTATGGATCCGATAACAAAAGTATCGGTAACTAACTCCATCCTTAAGGCCAGAGAAGATATAGGAGAAACATTTGTTGTAGTTTCTCACGATATCGATTTCGTAAACGAGATATGTGACCGTGTCGCACTTATGCGTAACGGGAAAATTGTTGACATCGGTGAGCCGAAGAATATATTATCTCAACTCACTGAAGATGAAAGGGTCCAGGCTGCAGAAGAAATATAA
- a CDS encoding HAD family hydrolase yields the protein MSKRIAVVFDSAGTLLHMYRVAKEASTGNILENIESTAIVAQKNGCGLVVLNAESDILLRSRKDMPLFEFIKEYRVSIGISCSKGNFTPEIACDIIRGTSPKMGDVHDVLKAVTSHCPNVFYLAAGLIVDSQARSVPYILSTGGHVFSTTLQTVQALHSMKVDTYIASGDSLFALMQLAEFINIPQERVFAFSNTLMKEKVVLELKQRYEKVIMVGDGINDILALRAADVGVMTIQQGDKRPKELREAADIIIDDIIKVVDVVKTL from the coding sequence ATGTCCAAAAGAATTGCAGTGGTCTTTGATAGCGCAGGGACTCTTCTACATATGTATAGGGTAGCAAAAGAAGCCAGTACCGGAAATATTCTTGAAAACATAGAGAGCACTGCTATTGTCGCGCAAAAGAATGGATGCGGGCTTGTAGTTCTAAACGCTGAAAGTGATATACTCCTGCGCTCAAGAAAAGATATGCCTCTGTTTGAGTTTATAAAAGAGTACAGAGTTTCAATAGGTATAAGCTGTTCAAAAGGAAACTTTACTCCGGAAATTGCGTGTGATATTATAAGAGGAACATCTCCAAAAATGGGTGACGTACATGACGTGCTGAAAGCGGTTACATCCCACTGTCCTAACGTTTTTTACCTGGCAGCAGGTCTGATAGTTGACTCTCAGGCTAGAAGTGTGCCATATATACTGAGCACAGGCGGGCATGTATTCAGTACCACATTACAAACGGTCCAGGCTCTCCATTCTATGAAAGTAGACACTTATATAGCGTCCGGAGACAGTTTATTCGCTCTCATGCAACTGGCTGAGTTCATAAATATTCCTCAGGAAAGAGTTTTTGCTTTTTCAAACACTCTTATGAAGGAAAAAGTAGTGCTCGAACTAAAACAAAGATATGAAAAAGTAATCATGGTAGGGGATGGAATTAATGACATACTGGCGTTAAGAGCAGCAGATGTAGGAGTAATGACAATACAGCAAGGTGACAAAAGACCTAAAGAACTAAGAGAAGCAGCAGACATAATAATTGACGATATTATAAAGGTTGTGGATGTGGTAAAAACGCTGTAG
- a CDS encoding presenilin family intramembrane aspartyl protease PSH: protein MSSIEQSIKDYLPIISMGGLILIVQILALFLSTPMEVSGMQAFEDPTQVSNSIYYIVMILVFTLFVLTAIKKNMKWVISLSIYLAIISTIYYVVFALFALIPSLSGFESIASVVLSIGITVLLYKYPEWYIVDTVGVCISAGVSALIGISLSVVPVIVLLVLLAIYDAISVYKTKHMVDMAEGIMDMKLPIMFVIPKHLKYSFLKEDFKKGEKHEAFFMGLGDAVMPTLLVVSANVFMKSNFYPVLGAILGTLIGHAVLSIQVMKGKPQAGLPFLNSGVILGFFAGVLISGASVL from the coding sequence TTGAGTTCTATCGAACAATCAATTAAAGATTATTTACCTATTATTTCCATGGGAGGACTAATCCTTATAGTGCAGATTCTTGCACTCTTTTTGTCAACTCCAATGGAAGTTAGTGGAATGCAGGCTTTTGAGGACCCAACCCAGGTGTCCAATTCTATATATTATATTGTAATGATCCTGGTTTTTACCCTATTTGTCCTTACGGCAATAAAGAAAAATATGAAGTGGGTAATCAGTCTCTCTATTTATTTGGCCATAATAAGCACTATTTATTATGTAGTCTTCGCCTTGTTTGCCCTCATTCCGTCACTTTCAGGATTTGAGTCCATTGCCTCAGTTGTGCTATCTATAGGAATAACAGTGCTGCTCTATAAATATCCAGAATGGTACATAGTCGACACTGTGGGAGTTTGTATTTCAGCAGGGGTAAGTGCCCTTATAGGAATTTCCCTCTCAGTTGTTCCCGTAATAGTGCTTCTGGTGCTTCTTGCAATATATGACGCTATATCGGTATACAAGACAAAGCATATGGTGGATATGGCCGAGGGGATAATGGATATGAAACTTCCAATCATGTTCGTAATTCCAAAACACCTGAAATATTCTTTCTTAAAGGAAGATTTCAAAAAGGGAGAAAAGCATGAAGCTTTTTTTATGGGACTAGGAGACGCAGTTATGCCTACCCTGCTGGTAGTCTCAGCAAATGTCTTCATGAAAAGTAACTTCTATCCAGTACTTGGCGCCATACTGGGCACGCTTATAGGGCACGCAGTTCTTTCCATCCAGGTAATGAAAGGAAAGCCGCAGGCAGGTCTTCCCTTTTTAAATTCCGGAGTAATCCTGGGGTTCTTTGCTGGTGTCCTGATATCAGGAGCCTCAGTACTGTAA
- a CDS encoding phosphate ABC transporter substrate-binding protein produces the protein MANKLKTYVILTLLIIGFVFLAGCAGKNSESSSPTQETSSEGTPAEKTTASEAQSITLKGSDTVLPLAQAEAEEFMAENSGKSVTVTGGGSGVGIAALIDGEVNIATASREMTDDEIKSAEAKGINPLETTIAYDGITVIVNPSNSVSNLTFDQLRGIYNGSISNWKEVGGADAQIAVISRDSSSGTYKDFQKDVLQGDEYRPDALIQPATGGIVTEVSQNTNAIGYIGFAYIDSSIKALSLNNDNGSVAPTEESILNGSYPLSRSLYFYTDGEPSGLTKEFTDFVLSEKGQSIVSTVGYIPLKK, from the coding sequence ATGGCAAATAAGTTAAAAACTTACGTAATTCTTACATTACTGATAATAGGGTTTGTGTTTCTGGCGGGATGTGCTGGAAAAAATAGTGAAAGTTCCTCTCCTACTCAAGAAACTTCCTCAGAAGGGACTCCTGCAGAGAAAACTACTGCGTCCGAAGCACAGAGCATTACTCTGAAAGGCTCTGATACGGTTCTGCCTCTTGCACAGGCTGAAGCTGAAGAATTCATGGCTGAAAACTCTGGGAAAAGCGTAACAGTTACCGGGGGAGGGTCCGGGGTTGGAATTGCTGCACTCATTGACGGTGAAGTAAATATTGCTACTGCATCCAGAGAAATGACAGATGACGAAATTAAATCTGCTGAAGCAAAAGGAATCAATCCTTTGGAGACTACTATTGCCTATGACGGCATTACTGTAATTGTAAATCCTTCTAATTCTGTTTCTAACCTTACCTTTGACCAGCTACGTGGTATCTACAACGGAAGCATCAGCAACTGGAAAGAAGTTGGCGGAGCGGATGCACAAATTGCTGTAATTTCAAGAGACAGCAGTTCCGGAACTTATAAAGACTTCCAGAAGGATGTTTTGCAAGGTGATGAATACCGTCCTGATGCTCTTATTCAGCCTGCTACTGGAGGCATAGTTACTGAGGTCTCCCAGAATACCAACGCAATAGGGTATATCGGTTTTGCGTACATCGACAGCAGTATAAAGGCACTAAGCCTGAATAATGATAATGGGTCTGTAGCTCCAACTGAAGAAAGTATACTTAATGGTTCATACCCGCTTTCAAGATCCCTTTACTTCTATACCGATGGAGAGCCTTCAGGCTTGACAAAGGAATTTACTGATTTTGTGTTGAGCGAAAAAGGGCAGAGCATTGTAAGTACAGTCGGGTATATCCCATTAAAAAAGTAA
- a CDS encoding pentapeptide repeat-containing protein — MDNKEEKDLQGANFIKAELERADFIEANLEKANFIGSNLQGANFKGANLEKANLQATKLQGVNFQEANLQGAKLQVATLYGADLQGANLQEANLQGANLQGADLQEVNLQEANLQRTDLVEANFERAKIQGAIFYEADLQEANFQGADLQGADLQGTDLEKANLQGTNLKDTSLKKADLEKANLQEANLQGADLEEANLQRASLQGANLQEANLQRTDLRKANLQGAHLVKSNFEKAKLKGANLRKANFEETSLEEAKLKEAILQGANLKKAKLIRAKLQKANLKGANLDGANLIKAKLEGANLQRANLREANFSGADLQRVNFRKANLQGAKFKDANLEGAQHLLVDQLSNVKTLYNAKLDENLFIKLKEKYPALFEKPDK, encoded by the coding sequence ATGGACAATAAAGAAGAAAAAGATCTTCAAGGAGCTAATTTTATAAAGGCTGAGCTTGAGAGAGCCGACTTTATAGAGGCTAATCTTGAAAAGGCAAATTTCATAGGCTCTAACCTCCAGGGAGCTAACTTTAAAGGAGCTAACCTCGAAAAGGCTAATCTCCAAGCAACTAAACTTCAAGGAGTTAATTTTCAAGAGGCTAATCTTCAAGGAGCTAAACTTCAGGTGGCAACACTTTACGGAGCTGACCTTCAAGGAGCTAACCTTCAAGAAGCTAACCTTCAAGGAGCTAACCTTCAAGGAGCCGACCTTCAAGAGGTTAACCTTCAAGAAGCTAACCTCCAAAGAACAGACCTTGTAGAAGCAAACTTTGAAAGGGCCAAAATTCAAGGGGCTATATTTTATGAAGCTGATCTTCAAGAGGCTAATTTTCAAGGAGCTGACCTTCAAGGAGCTGACCTTCAAGGAACTGACCTTGAAAAAGCTAATCTCCAAGGAACTAACCTTAAAGATACTAGCCTTAAAAAAGCTGATCTTGAGAAAGCTAACCTTCAGGAAGCTAACCTTCAAGGAGCTGACCTTGAAGAAGCTAACCTGCAGAGAGCTAGCCTTCAAGGAGCTAATCTTCAAGAAGCTAATCTTCAAAGAACTGATCTCAGAAAAGCTAATCTCCAAGGGGCTCATCTTGTAAAATCCAACTTTGAAAAGGCCAAGCTCAAAGGAGCTAACCTTAGAAAGGCTAATTTCGAAGAAACTAGCCTGGAAGAGGCAAAACTTAAAGAAGCTATCCTTCAAGGAGCCAATCTAAAAAAAGCTAAACTTATAAGAGCCAAACTTCAAAAAGCTAATCTTAAAGGTGCTAACCTCGATGGCGCGAATCTTATAAAAGCTAAACTTGAGGGTGCTAACCTTCAAAGAGCTAACCTCAGAGAAGCTAATTTTAGTGGAGCTGACCTGCAAAGGGTTAACTTCAGAAAAGCTAATCTTCAAGGAGCTAAATTTAAGGATGCAAATCTAGAGGGGGCTCAACATTTATTAGTTGACCAGCTTTCGAATGTAAAAACCCTTTACAATGCAAAATTAGATGAAAATCTTTTCATAAAACTAAAAGAAAAATATCCTGCCCTCTTTGAAAAACCAGACAAATAA
- a CDS encoding phosphotransferase: MKPGNTFRDWLVEVLGDRIHNKNCEIRVFKLSHASHRICKYEFKEEKFSIIAKFFAIPTGMIKKYDSYGLMKKEYEDLKKARKIIDVPEPIAINKDFNCVLVSKYVPGKTLFWYLKHRKELKEKLELIADMLRKLHENTKTYYDKENEFSKFHYVLNHLKISRRMKKDYKRLLGKWWHSSLLDTKNGCMIHNDSTPVNFVFHKGRSFLLDFDLAARHGHFACDLGILCAELKYYFARKGSSQEADSYIHHFLKRYSKNEKGFHKITKVIPFYMAYGLLRIAMLKSDTSYRDYPLREAKNCLEAIEKI, from the coding sequence GTGAAGCCAGGTAATACTTTTAGGGACTGGCTTGTAGAGGTGCTTGGAGATAGAATACATAACAAGAATTGTGAAATTCGAGTTTTTAAACTCAGCCATGCATCGCACAGGATCTGTAAGTATGAATTCAAGGAGGAAAAATTCTCTATTATAGCCAAATTTTTTGCAATACCAACGGGAATGATCAAAAAATACGATAGTTACGGTTTGATGAAGAAAGAATATGAGGACCTTAAGAAAGCCAGAAAAATAATTGATGTCCCGGAACCTATTGCGATAAATAAAGATTTTAATTGCGTTCTGGTCAGTAAATATGTACCTGGAAAAACTTTGTTCTGGTACCTCAAGCACAGGAAAGAGCTAAAAGAAAAGTTAGAACTTATAGCGGATATGCTTAGAAAGCTTCATGAAAATACTAAGACATATTATGACAAAGAAAATGAATTTTCAAAATTCCATTATGTTTTAAATCACCTCAAAATTAGCCGGCGTATGAAAAAAGATTATAAGCGTTTGCTTGGAAAATGGTGGCACAGTTCCCTCCTGGACACAAAAAATGGCTGTATGATTCATAACGATTCTACTCCTGTAAACTTTGTGTTCCATAAAGGAAGATCATTTTTACTGGACTTCGATCTCGCAGCCCGACATGGACATTTCGCATGTGATCTAGGGATACTTTGTGCTGAACTTAAATACTATTTTGCGCGAAAGGGATCGAGCCAGGAAGCAGACTCTTATATTCACCATTTTCTGAAGCGTTACAGCAAAAATGAAAAGGGATTCCACAAAATAACTAAAGTTATTCCGTTCTATATGGCTTATGGCTTGCTGAGAATTGCAATGTTAAAATCTGATACGAGCTACAGGGATTACCCTCTGAGAGAAGCAAAGAACTGTCTGGAAGCAATAGAAAAAATTTGA